In one window of Nodosilinea sp. PGN35 DNA:
- a CDS encoding ABC transporter ATP-binding protein, protein MNSRLHPSSPPAAQGHVRASPDRAALLVVDDLAKHYVTAQGPFTVLDGIHLTVQPGEIVCLLGASGCGKSSLLSTIAGLQPADRGCIYLHGQRIQAPDPRIGLIFQEAALLPWLTVQHNVALGLQLSHMRRLSRPELRSRIDRALLSVGLEKFHRAYPHQLSGGMAQRAAIARTIARDPHLLLMDEPFGALDAITRLEMQQLLLGIIAQRHCTALLVTHDLDEALLLGDRILLMSRHPGRIHREWAITAPQPRMRHTEDLMALRAEIFTALSEVMAKTTS, encoded by the coding sequence ATGAACAGTAGATTGCATCCGTCTTCGCCCCCTGCGGCCCAGGGCCATGTGAGGGCATCGCCCGATCGCGCCGCTCTACTAGTGGTAGATGATCTCGCCAAGCACTACGTCACCGCCCAGGGGCCGTTCACCGTCTTGGATGGTATTCACCTGACGGTGCAGCCAGGGGAAATTGTCTGTCTCCTGGGGGCCAGCGGCTGCGGCAAATCGTCGCTGCTCTCTACCATTGCCGGGCTACAACCCGCCGACCGGGGGTGCATTTACCTCCACGGGCAGCGCATTCAGGCCCCCGACCCGCGCATTGGGCTGATCTTTCAAGAGGCGGCCCTGTTGCCCTGGCTGACGGTGCAGCACAATGTGGCCCTGGGTCTACAGCTCAGCCACATGCGTCGCCTGTCGCGCCCCGAGCTGCGCAGCCGCATCGACCGAGCCCTGCTCAGCGTGGGGCTGGAGAAATTTCACCGCGCCTATCCCCACCAGCTCTCGGGGGGGATGGCCCAACGAGCCGCGATCGCCCGCACCATTGCCCGCGACCCGCATCTGCTGCTGATGGACGAACCCTTCGGTGCCCTCGACGCCATCACCCGGTTGGAAATGCAGCAGCTTTTACTGGGGATTATTGCCCAGCGCCACTGCACCGCCCTGCTGGTCACCCACGACCTCGATGAGGCCCTGCTGCTGGGCGATCGCATTCTGCTGATGAGTCGCCACCCGGGCCGCATCCATCGCGAGTGGGCCATCACCGCCCCCCAGCCCCGGATGCGCCACACCGAAGACCTGATGGCCCTGCGCGCCGAAATCTTCACCGCCCTCTCCGAGGTGATGGCCAAAACCACCTCCTAA
- a CDS encoding ABC transporter permease: MSLTTSPPRHRTLPIPISLWGLLGTLLIWWVATTPLWHSGVIGDFSPERTFGAIAQMVTSGAIFPHIWASLRRVVVGLCAATLIGIPLGLLIGLSRQVEEATSVLFQFLRMISPVSWMPVAVMVFGIGDWPVYFLLTVAAVWPLILNAAAGVASVDRRWLLLSRSLCATRWETVSRVIVPATIPHLLTGLRLAVGIIWIVLVPAEMLGVRAGLGYYILDTRDRLAYSELMAVILIIGLIGYLLDAALRWANQSWQHGS, translated from the coding sequence ATGTCCCTCACCACCTCTCCACCTCGCCACCGCACCCTCCCCATCCCCATCTCCCTCTGGGGCCTGCTCGGCACCCTGCTGATCTGGTGGGTGGCGACTACACCGCTGTGGCACAGCGGTGTGATTGGCGACTTTTCGCCAGAGCGCACCTTTGGGGCGATCGCACAGATGGTCACCTCGGGGGCGATCTTTCCCCACATCTGGGCCAGTCTGCGGCGGGTGGTGGTGGGTCTATGTGCCGCCACGCTGATCGGCATTCCCCTGGGGCTGCTGATTGGCCTGTCGCGGCAGGTAGAAGAGGCGACCTCGGTGCTGTTTCAGTTTTTGCGCATGATCTCGCCGGTGTCGTGGATGCCGGTGGCGGTGATGGTGTTTGGCATTGGCGACTGGCCGGTGTACTTTTTGCTGACGGTGGCCGCCGTTTGGCCCCTGATCTTGAATGCGGCGGCGGGGGTGGCCTCGGTCGATCGCCGCTGGCTGCTGCTGTCGCGCAGTCTCTGCGCCACCCGCTGGGAAACGGTGAGTCGGGTGATTGTGCCCGCCACCATTCCCCATCTGCTCACCGGGCTGCGGCTGGCGGTGGGCATCATCTGGATTGTGCTGGTACCGGCGGAGATGCTGGGGGTGCGGGCGGGGCTGGGCTACTACATTTTAGATACTCGCGATCGCCTCGCCTATTCAGAGCTGATGGCGGTGATTTTGATCATCGGCCTGATTGGCTACTTGCTCGATGCGGCTTTGCGCTGGGCGAATCAGTCTTGGCAGCATGGGTCGTAG
- a CDS encoding ABC transporter substrate-binding protein, whose translation MKTSLCACCGLNRRDFLKLASLFSGSAALSALAGGCGPQASTSNSTAENAPGTETAAAGDLSQPVKIGYLPILDASPLLVAHANQLYEAEGLTTEQPVLFRSWADIVEAFLARQVNVVHLLSPITVWLRYGAQQVPGKVVAWNHVDGSALTVRPDINEVSDLGGQVIAVPFWYSIHNVVLQQLLGQAGLTVVTRSTGAALQPNEVNLVVMPPPEMVSALANQSIAGYIVAEPFNAAGEASGNGKVLRFTGDVWKNHACCVVFLHEDDLNQRPAWAQGVVNAVVKSQLWIRDHRAETATLLSKDGGPYTPHPEAVLQKVLTGFDADTYAQQGAVKHADWGSQRIDFQPYPFPSYTEELVRLLQQTQVEGNNSFLQGLQPAEVARDLVDDSFVRNALQAVGGPQVFGLPDSLQREESFQVASLRHFSRA comes from the coding sequence ATGAAAACCTCCCTATGCGCCTGCTGCGGCCTCAACCGCCGCGATTTTCTCAAACTCGCCTCCCTGTTTTCCGGCTCTGCCGCCCTCAGCGCCCTGGCCGGAGGCTGCGGCCCCCAGGCGTCAACCTCCAACTCCACCGCCGAGAACGCCCCAGGAACCGAGACCGCCGCCGCTGGGGATCTCAGCCAGCCCGTCAAAATTGGCTACCTGCCCATTCTCGATGCCTCGCCCCTGCTGGTGGCCCACGCCAACCAGCTCTACGAAGCCGAAGGCCTCACCACCGAGCAGCCTGTTCTGTTTCGTTCCTGGGCCGACATTGTGGAGGCCTTTTTGGCCCGCCAGGTCAACGTGGTGCATCTGCTCAGCCCAATTACCGTGTGGCTGCGCTACGGTGCCCAACAGGTGCCGGGCAAAGTCGTCGCCTGGAACCACGTGGACGGCTCCGCCCTGACGGTGCGGCCCGACATCAACGAGGTCAGCGATCTGGGGGGCCAGGTGATCGCCGTACCCTTCTGGTATTCCATTCACAACGTGGTGCTGCAACAACTGCTGGGGCAGGCAGGGCTCACGGTGGTGACCCGCTCGACCGGCGCAGCCCTCCAGCCCAACGAGGTGAACCTGGTGGTGATGCCGCCCCCTGAGATGGTGTCGGCCCTGGCGAACCAGAGCATTGCGGGCTACATCGTGGCCGAGCCCTTCAACGCCGCTGGGGAAGCCTCGGGCAATGGCAAGGTGCTGCGCTTTACCGGCGATGTGTGGAAAAACCACGCCTGCTGTGTCGTCTTTTTGCACGAAGACGACCTCAACCAGCGCCCCGCCTGGGCCCAGGGCGTGGTCAATGCCGTGGTCAAATCCCAGCTGTGGATTCGCGACCACCGGGCCGAGACCGCCACACTGCTCTCCAAGGACGGCGGCCCCTACACCCCCCACCCCGAAGCGGTATTGCAAAAGGTGCTCACCGGCTTCGATGCCGACACCTACGCCCAGCAGGGGGCGGTCAAACACGCCGACTGGGGCTCCCAGCGCATCGACTTTCAGCCTTACCCCTTCCCCTCCTACACCGAAGAGCTGGTGCGCCTGCTCCAGCAAACCCAGGTGGAGGGCAACAACAGCTTTTTGCAAGGTCTCCAGCCCGCCGAAGTAGCCCGCGACCTGGTGGATGACTCCTTCGTCAGGAACGCCCTCCAGGCCGTCGGCGGTCCCCAGGTCTTTGGCCTGCCCGATTCTTTGCAGCGCGAAGAGAGCTTCCAGGTGGCAAGCCTGAGGCATTTTTCGCGAGCCTAG
- a CDS encoding acyl-CoA dehydrogenase family protein, with protein MQPPTLLDRPISPTVPFDLEVTKAAIAQHLAPLVPAIDQEGVYPGEFMHRLGALGGFGQTVTPAFGGEGQGFRAAVQVVEAVSQTCMCTGFITWCHIACVWYAQNSDSEALRELLLPQIATGAVLAGTGLSNPMKHFADIEKIALVAERRAGGYVIDGLLPWVSNLGPGHYFAVVAKIADSDDYLMAIVSDRLPGLTLKSTAHFIALEGSNTFSCQLRQVFVPDEWILAAPCADYINRIKPGFVLAQVGMGLGLTQACVNSMKRSNQRYGHVNGYLDDSVERLEADLEALRSQTYALADTLSARPPYAAPGFFRRVVLARAAASELSLRAAQADMLHAGARSYLHGGAIERRLREAYFVAMVTPALKHLKKVLHDLPATP; from the coding sequence TTCGACCTGGAGGTGACTAAAGCGGCGATCGCCCAGCACCTGGCCCCCCTGGTACCCGCCATTGACCAGGAGGGGGTGTACCCCGGCGAGTTTATGCACCGGCTGGGGGCTCTGGGGGGCTTTGGCCAAACCGTGACGCCGGCCTTTGGCGGTGAGGGTCAGGGGTTTCGGGCGGCGGTGCAGGTGGTGGAGGCGGTGTCTCAGACCTGCATGTGCACGGGGTTTATCACCTGGTGCCACATCGCCTGCGTGTGGTACGCCCAAAACTCAGACAGTGAGGCGCTGCGGGAGCTGCTGCTGCCCCAGATTGCCACCGGGGCGGTGCTGGCGGGGACGGGGCTGTCGAACCCGATGAAGCATTTCGCAGACATCGAAAAGATTGCCCTGGTGGCTGAGCGGCGAGCGGGGGGGTATGTGATCGACGGGCTGCTGCCCTGGGTCTCCAATCTGGGGCCGGGTCACTACTTTGCGGTGGTGGCCAAAATTGCCGACAGCGATGACTACCTAATGGCGATCGTCTCTGACCGTCTGCCCGGTCTCACCCTCAAATCGACGGCCCACTTCATTGCCCTGGAGGGGAGCAACACCTTCAGCTGCCAGCTGCGTCAGGTATTTGTGCCGGATGAGTGGATCTTGGCCGCCCCCTGCGCCGACTACATCAACCGCATTAAGCCGGGCTTTGTGCTGGCCCAGGTGGGTATGGGGCTGGGGCTGACCCAGGCCTGTGTCAACAGCATGAAGCGCTCTAACCAGCGCTACGGCCATGTGAATGGCTACCTGGACGATTCGGTGGAGCGGCTGGAGGCAGACCTGGAGGCGCTGCGATCGCAGACCTACGCCCTGGCCGACACCCTCAGCGCCCGCCCCCCGTACGCAGCGCCCGGCTTCTTTCGTCGGGTGGTGCTGGCCCGCGCCGCTGCTTCAGAACTATCGCTGCGGGCCGCTCAGGCCGACATGCTCCACGCCGGGGCGAGAAGCTATCTGCACGGGGGGGCGATCGAGCGCCGCCTGCGCGAAGCCTACTTTGTGGCCATGGTCACCCCGGCGCTCAAGCATTTGAAGAAAGTCTTGCACGATCTGCCTGCTACCCCATAA